GGGGGGAGGCTCTGGCCCAGTGGCGATGGCGACCTCAACAGCAAAGTGTTGCCACAGCGGTCGCGTCACTCAGCCCAGCTGCTCCCAGTCGAACGCGGTCAGGTTCCGTTCAGCGCTATCGAAGTCGATGCCAATCAGGTAAATGGGCTTGCCCTGGCCCTGATATTTCTGCTGGTAGTTGCGCTGCCTGATCTGCTCCAGGGCCTTGCCACCACCATCGACCTTGAATTCGATGAGATAGATGGCGTTGTCGAGCCGCAAGCTCAGATCGATGCGGCCCTTGCTGG
This region of Desulfuromonas thiophila genomic DNA includes:
- a CDS encoding PD-(D/E)XK nuclease domain-containing protein — translated: GQTVEKSQYQAAIYRNLTTADLPAFEETLRGLFASIPYNNYVNNTISSYEGYYASVIYAYLASLGLDLTAEDVTSKGRIDLSLRLDNAIYLIEFKVDGGGKALEQIRQRNYQQKYQGQGKPIYLIGIDFDSAERNLTAFDWEQLG